A genome region from Hymenobacter tibetensis includes the following:
- a CDS encoding zinc ribbon domain-containing protein — MIQFVANHDDLSTDKGFQFKFYCDKCRNGHMSRFQPNAVGIAGSLLTAAGSLFGGMFHQAGNAAYHVQRAIGGKAHDEALEKAVLEGKQHFKQCTRCGHWVCPDVCWNSKAGLCEDCAPDEHEELAAQQALAGREQIYTKTRAQDYTKELDFLNRGGIVQCQSCNTKLNPGQKFCPQCGTPSAAVAQAKEKFCVDCGTTMKADQRFCAECGAKQ, encoded by the coding sequence ATGATTCAGTTTGTCGCCAATCATGACGACTTATCCACTGATAAAGGCTTCCAGTTTAAGTTCTACTGTGACAAGTGCCGTAACGGCCACATGTCGCGGTTTCAGCCCAACGCGGTAGGTATTGCCGGGAGTTTGCTCACAGCCGCCGGTAGTTTGTTTGGGGGAATGTTTCATCAGGCGGGCAATGCTGCCTACCACGTACAGCGCGCCATAGGCGGCAAAGCGCACGACGAAGCGCTGGAAAAAGCGGTGCTGGAGGGCAAGCAACATTTCAAGCAGTGCACCCGCTGTGGCCACTGGGTGTGCCCTGATGTATGCTGGAATTCGAAAGCCGGCCTCTGCGAAGATTGCGCCCCCGACGAACACGAAGAGCTAGCGGCCCAGCAAGCGTTGGCCGGCCGGGAGCAGATTTACACGAAAACCCGGGCGCAGGATTATACAAAAGAGTTGGACTTTCTGAACCGGGGCGGTATTGTGCAGTGCCAGAGCTGCAACACCAAACTCAACCCAGGGCAGAAATTCTGCCCGCAATGCGGTACGCCCAGTGCGGCCGTCGCGCAGGCCAAAGAGAAATTCTGCGTGGATTGTGGTACCACCATGAAAGCCGACCAGCGGTTCTGCGCCGAGTGTGGTGCCAAGCA
- a CDS encoding DUF481 domain-containing protein: MRICYFLLAFFLFYTNTSTAQVLPPDTTIIRYAGQLTGQYTSGGVNRTLLATTHTLTLLRGQHFGAPVTGSFTYGRQDGLLKERELLFNATPYYWLGHFRAYGIGGYEQSNLRGINQRIQLGLGPGWAFYTDSLGREVSVSNLFIREATYFQDGSQRIVSRSSLRLRLVYNQGVFSLHSTTFYQPNLSGFADYRINQLSTLALRFTARFAITASYTYTYESRVLEGKPNDNTNLTVGVAFSTKQVQPPISTTALTPAFEQPSCAQPMRCGTTATHGLRSCRRG; this comes from the coding sequence ATGCGTATTTGTTACTTTCTGCTTGCTTTTTTTCTGTTTTACACCAACACTTCCACGGCCCAGGTACTCCCCCCCGATACCACCATTATTCGCTATGCGGGGCAGCTTACGGGCCAATACACCTCCGGGGGCGTGAACCGGACCTTACTGGCTACCACCCACACCCTCACGCTGTTGCGCGGCCAGCATTTCGGAGCCCCCGTTACGGGCAGCTTCACCTACGGCAGACAAGACGGCTTGCTTAAGGAGCGGGAGTTGCTCTTTAACGCCACTCCTTACTACTGGCTCGGCCATTTCCGGGCCTATGGCATCGGGGGGTACGAGCAAAGCAATCTGCGCGGCATAAACCAGCGCATTCAGTTGGGCCTTGGTCCTGGTTGGGCCTTCTACACCGACTCGCTGGGGCGGGAAGTGTCGGTGAGCAACCTGTTTATCCGCGAAGCAACCTACTTTCAGGATGGCAGCCAACGCATTGTGTCGCGTAGTTCGTTGCGGCTACGGTTGGTGTACAACCAGGGCGTGTTCTCGCTTCATTCCACCACGTTCTATCAACCCAACCTGAGCGGTTTCGCCGACTACCGCATCAACCAGCTTTCCACGCTGGCGTTGCGGTTCACGGCTCGCTTTGCCATTACGGCCTCTTACACCTATACCTACGAGAGCCGCGTGCTGGAAGGCAAACCCAACGACAACACCAACCTGACTGTGGGCGTGGCCTTTAGCACCAAGCAAGTGCAGCCACCTATTTCCACCACTGCTCTGACTCCTGCTTTCGAGCAGCCAAGTTGTGCTCAACCCATGCGCTGCGGTACGACTGCCACCCATGGCTTACGTAGTTGTCGGCGGGGCTAA
- a CDS encoding RNA polymerase sigma factor: MEDQDILAKFADPAARNVAFNQLVRKYQTKVYWHIRKMVVDHDDADDLTQDVFVKVWKHLENFRQDASLYTWIYRIATNECLSFLASKRRKFFLPLNDVGAELAAKMEADPSVAGDDIELRLQKAILKLPDKQRLVFNLRYYDEMPYEQMAEVTGTSVGALKASYHHAAKKIEQFINDQ, from the coding sequence TTGGAAGACCAGGACATACTCGCCAAGTTTGCCGATCCGGCCGCGCGCAACGTGGCATTCAACCAACTGGTGCGCAAGTACCAGACAAAAGTGTACTGGCATATCCGCAAGATGGTGGTTGACCACGACGACGCCGACGACCTCACGCAGGATGTGTTTGTGAAAGTGTGGAAGCACCTCGAGAACTTCCGGCAGGATGCCTCCCTCTACACCTGGATTTACCGCATTGCCACCAACGAATGCCTGAGCTTTCTGGCCAGCAAGCGGCGCAAGTTTTTCCTGCCTCTCAACGACGTGGGCGCCGAACTAGCCGCCAAAATGGAAGCCGACCCCAGCGTAGCAGGCGACGATATTGAGCTACGGCTGCAGAAAGCCATCCTCAAGTTGCCCGACAAACAACGCTTGGTTTTCAACCTACGCTACTACGATGAGATGCCCTACGAGCAAATGGCCGAAGTGACGGGCACCAGCGTAGGCGCTTTAAAAGCTTCCTATCATCACGCCGCCAAAAAAATAGAGCAGTTCATCAACGACCAATGA
- a CDS encoding Spy/CpxP family protein refolding chaperone, producing the protein MKFLFCSLLMFSLLAVTPVVAQPSPGGRQGRMSQLENAKIAYITEKVSLTQDQAQRFWPVYNEFSSKRRDLNHRMRELRTSDQDALSDDQIKDNLTQALAMRQQEVNLEKEYFNKFQKVLSIRQVGKLFQAERQFTKEVLKRVTDRRGGPPSAGAGAAD; encoded by the coding sequence ATGAAATTTCTGTTCTGTAGTTTGCTGATGTTCAGCTTACTGGCAGTCACTCCGGTAGTGGCCCAACCTAGCCCCGGTGGACGGCAAGGCCGCATGAGCCAGCTCGAAAACGCCAAGATTGCCTACATCACCGAGAAAGTTTCGTTGACTCAAGACCAAGCCCAACGCTTTTGGCCCGTCTACAACGAATTTTCCTCTAAGCGCCGCGACCTCAACCACCGCATGCGCGAACTTCGCACCAGCGACCAGGATGCCCTTTCCGATGACCAAATCAAGGACAACCTAACGCAAGCCCTAGCCATGCGCCAGCAAGAGGTGAATCTAGAGAAAGAGTACTTCAACAAGTTTCAGAAAGTGCTCAGTATTCGGCAGGTAGGCAAGTTGTTTCAGGCCGAGCGTCAGTTCACCAAAGAAGTGCTCAAGCGCGTAACCGACCGACGTGGCGGGCCACCAAGTGCTGGCGCAGGAGCCGCCGACTAA
- a CDS encoding aspartate aminotransferase family protein has protein sequence MLTPRQLFLRHQAQTSDFPLLVEIERAEGVYMYGPEGQRYLDVISGIGVSNVGHRHPRVIEAIKDQLDKYLHLMVYGEFVQAPPAQLAHALHETLPAHLDNVYFTNSGTEAIEGALKLAKRYTGRTGFVSCQNAYHGSTHGALSITGSEGFKNSYRPLLPDVRHIRFNQLADLKLIDEHTAAVVVETVQGEAGVRVPEPGYLPALRRRCTEVGALLILDEIQCGFGRTGTFWAFEQFDVTPDILVCAKGMGGGMPIGAFISSQEIMAGLKTNPILGHCTTFGGHPVSCAASLATLRVLQEENLLAGVAEKATRFRRQLVHPAIRDVRGCGLLMAVEFDSFDVLKPIIDRALWHEGVLTDWFLFCDNSLRLAPPLIITNDEIDEACAALLRAITFVCG, from the coding sequence ATGCTTACTCCTCGCCAGCTTTTCCTGCGCCACCAAGCTCAAACTTCCGACTTTCCATTGCTCGTTGAAATCGAACGAGCTGAGGGAGTGTATATGTACGGCCCGGAAGGGCAGCGTTACCTTGATGTCATTTCCGGCATCGGCGTCAGCAACGTAGGGCACCGCCACCCTCGCGTTATCGAGGCCATTAAAGACCAGCTCGACAAGTACTTACACTTAATGGTGTACGGCGAATTCGTGCAGGCCCCGCCCGCTCAGCTGGCGCATGCCCTACACGAAACTCTCCCCGCCCACCTCGACAACGTGTACTTCACCAACTCAGGCACAGAGGCCATTGAGGGAGCCTTGAAGCTGGCCAAACGCTACACCGGCCGCACTGGCTTCGTGTCGTGCCAGAACGCGTACCATGGCTCCACGCACGGCGCGCTGAGCATCACCGGCTCCGAAGGCTTCAAGAACAGCTACCGCCCGCTGCTGCCCGACGTACGCCACATTCGTTTCAATCAGCTTGCGGATCTAAAGCTGATTGACGAGCATACAGCCGCCGTTGTCGTTGAAACGGTGCAGGGTGAGGCGGGGGTGCGCGTGCCAGAACCGGGCTATCTGCCAGCCTTGCGTCGGCGCTGCACCGAGGTTGGCGCCTTGCTGATACTAGATGAAATTCAGTGCGGCTTCGGGCGGACGGGTACTTTCTGGGCGTTCGAGCAGTTCGACGTTACACCTGATATCTTGGTGTGTGCTAAGGGCATGGGCGGTGGTATGCCCATCGGGGCCTTTATTTCCTCCCAGGAAATTATGGCCGGCTTGAAAACGAACCCCATTCTGGGGCACTGCACCACGTTCGGTGGCCACCCGGTGTCGTGTGCGGCTTCGTTGGCAACGCTACGGGTATTGCAGGAAGAAAACCTGCTAGCGGGTGTGGCCGAAAAAGCCACTCGTTTTCGGCGGCAGCTCGTGCATCCAGCCATCCGCGATGTGCGAGGGTGTGGGTTGCTCATGGCTGTAGAGTTCGACTCGTTTGATGTGCTCAAACCCATCATCGACCGCGCCCTCTGGCACGAGGGCGTCCTAACCGACTGGTTTTTGTTCTGCGACAATTCGTTGCGCTTGGCTCCTCCTCTGATTATCACCAACGACGAAATTGACGAGGCCTGTGCCGCCTTGCTTCGGGCCATAACGTTTGTGTGCGGATAG
- a CDS encoding tellurite resistance TerB family protein, with translation MFGFFENEQTRKVKSHIQNLAALAKADGHLDEREMSFIVTVGKRNGIRADQVRTIVANSSLNQLIVPDNDSERFDQIFDMVDMMLADGIVDDSEMDFCTIMAEKLGFRKDIVGLLVKKISQGVKDGRERGDIKDETQAFLKTACG, from the coding sequence ATGTTCGGTTTTTTTGAAAATGAGCAGACTCGGAAAGTAAAAAGCCACATCCAGAATCTGGCCGCGCTGGCCAAAGCCGATGGCCACCTCGATGAACGAGAAATGAGCTTCATTGTGACTGTAGGCAAGAGAAATGGCATTCGCGCCGATCAAGTGCGCACCATTGTGGCCAACAGCAGCCTAAACCAGCTGATCGTACCCGACAACGATTCCGAACGCTTCGATCAAATATTCGACATGGTGGACATGATGTTAGCCGACGGCATCGTGGACGACAGCGAAATGGACTTTTGCACCATCATGGCCGAGAAGCTCGGCTTCCGAAAAGATATTGTGGGTCTGCTCGTAAAAAAGATTTCGCAAGGCGTGAAAGATGGCCGAGAAAGAGGAGACATCAAGGACGAAACCCAAGCCTTTTTGAAAACTGCCTGCGGCTAG
- the pfkA gene encoding 6-phosphofructokinase: MKRIAVFTSGGDSPGMNACIRAVVRTAVYHGIEVYGIMRGYSGMIKGEFVRLDSASVANTIQKGGTILKSARSQKFLTKEGRQQAFDQLVNNGIEGLIAIGGNGTFTGATIFEQEFGIPTVGAPGTIDNDLFGTDYTIGYDTAVNTALEAIDKIRDTADSHDRCFFVEVMGRDSGYIAIPCAIGGGAEIVMVPETQMSTESVIDTLQSSWQRSKTSFIVIVAEGEVEGNAQLVAQRVKEAIPQLDTRVTVIGHIQRGGAPSAADRMLASQIGIAAVEGLLNGMRNVMAGIVNRQLVYTPFNDTIHKKKLINQSFMRMVEILSV; this comes from the coding sequence ATGAAACGCATCGCAGTTTTCACCAGTGGCGGCGACTCGCCGGGTATGAACGCCTGCATCCGCGCCGTAGTACGTACGGCCGTGTACCATGGCATTGAAGTGTATGGCATTATGCGCGGCTACAGCGGCATGATCAAGGGCGAGTTTGTGCGGCTGGACTCCGCCTCCGTGGCCAACACCATTCAAAAAGGAGGCACTATCCTCAAATCAGCCCGTAGCCAGAAGTTTTTGACCAAGGAAGGACGCCAGCAGGCGTTCGACCAATTGGTGAACAATGGCATCGAAGGTCTTATAGCTATTGGGGGGAACGGCACCTTCACCGGAGCCACTATTTTCGAGCAGGAATTTGGCATTCCAACCGTAGGAGCGCCCGGTACCATCGACAACGACCTGTTCGGCACCGACTACACCATCGGCTACGACACGGCCGTGAATACGGCCCTAGAAGCCATCGATAAAATCCGTGACACCGCAGACTCCCACGACCGGTGCTTCTTTGTGGAGGTGATGGGCCGCGACTCCGGCTATATTGCTATTCCATGTGCTATTGGCGGAGGAGCTGAAATTGTGATGGTGCCGGAAACGCAAATGTCGACGGAGTCTGTGATTGACACGCTGCAATCCAGCTGGCAGCGCTCCAAAACCTCCTTTATTGTGATTGTGGCCGAGGGTGAAGTGGAAGGCAACGCGCAGTTGGTTGCCCAGCGCGTGAAAGAAGCTATTCCTCAGCTTGATACCCGCGTAACGGTTATTGGGCATATCCAGCGGGGCGGTGCCCCCTCGGCCGCCGACCGGATGCTGGCTTCGCAGATTGGTATTGCGGCCGTTGAAGGGCTGCTCAATGGCATGCGCAACGTCATGGCGGGCATTGTGAACCGCCAGTTGGTGTACACTCCCTTCAACGACACCATTCACAAGAAAAAACTAATCAACCAGAGCTTCATGCGCATGGTGGAGATTCTAAGCGTGTAA
- the miaA gene encoding tRNA (adenosine(37)-N6)-dimethylallyltransferase MiaA translates to MELIAALEVELTAYPSQPLLAVVAGPTAVGKTALCVQLAQHFRTEIVSADSRQFFREMSIGTAKPTPQEMQGVPHHFIDSHSITQEYNAGRYEVDCLALLDELFKQHRLIILTGGSGLYLQAVTDGLDELPAVDPAIRVQLQLELATLGLEPLVAELARLDPVAHSRIDRQNPQRVLRAVEICRATGQPFSSFHTGRLATQRPFRISKVALTREREELYHRIDQRVDQMLEAGLLEEVNSLLPYRHHNALQTVGYQEIFDFLDGLHDWPEAVRLLKRNTRRYAKRQLTWLRRDPDYQWVEAK, encoded by the coding sequence ATGGAGTTGATAGCCGCGCTTGAAGTGGAATTGACGGCGTACCCAAGTCAGCCGCTGTTGGCGGTGGTGGCTGGCCCTACTGCCGTGGGCAAAACGGCGCTTTGCGTCCAGCTGGCTCAGCATTTTCGCACTGAGATAGTATCGGCCGACTCACGGCAGTTTTTCCGGGAGATGAGCATTGGCACGGCCAAGCCGACGCCCCAGGAAATGCAAGGGGTGCCGCACCATTTCATTGATTCGCATAGCATCACGCAGGAGTACAATGCTGGCCGTTACGAAGTTGACTGCCTGGCCTTGCTGGATGAATTGTTCAAGCAGCACCGCCTGATAATACTCACGGGCGGCTCGGGGCTGTACTTGCAGGCCGTTACCGATGGGCTTGATGAGCTGCCTGCTGTTGATCCGGCCATACGGGTACAGCTTCAGTTAGAGCTAGCCACACTGGGTTTGGAGCCGTTGGTAGCAGAGCTGGCCCGTCTGGACCCCGTAGCACACAGCCGCATCGACCGGCAGAACCCCCAGCGGGTGCTGCGGGCCGTGGAAATATGCCGGGCCACTGGGCAGCCATTTTCCAGCTTTCATACCGGCCGGTTGGCCACGCAACGGCCGTTCCGAATCAGCAAGGTGGCCCTCACGCGCGAGCGAGAGGAACTCTACCACCGCATCGACCAGCGCGTAGACCAGATGCTAGAAGCCGGTCTGCTGGAAGAAGTGAACTCGTTGTTGCCGTACCGGCACCACAATGCCCTCCAAACGGTAGGGTATCAGGAAATCTTCGATTTTCTCGACGGCCTCCACGACTGGCCGGAAGCCGTACGCCTGCTCAAGCGCAACACCCGGCGCTATGCTAAGCGGCAGCTCACGTGGCTGCGCCGCGACCCAGACTATCAGTGGGTGGAGGCGAAGTAG
- a CDS encoding glycosyltransferase has protein sequence MTASRLYFTVTTDLNYDQRMQRICGSLARAGYDVWLIGRQWNHSQPLVPQPYQQHRLRCWFQRGKLFYLEFNLRLFLYLLPRRASAWCAIDLDTAMPVWLRAWLGGQPLIYDAHELFTEVPEVVVRPAVQRVWQWVERFVVARAQLAYTVGPALAQLFEQRYGRPFSVIRNISRLTETTLPAPPLAAPATGYILYQGVLNVGRGLEALLDAMPHVAGRLVLCGEGDLSEELRARAAALGLLESGKVEFRGFVLPDALRDVTRHASVGVMLLENQGLSYYYSLANKFFDYLHAGVPQVVIDFPEYRALNERYDVAEMVTNLAPATLATALNRLLRDEPARYQQLAENCRRARHELNWQHEEQQLLALYATLLGKPAH, from the coding sequence ATGACTGCTTCCCGCCTGTACTTTACCGTCACGACTGACCTAAACTATGATCAGCGCATGCAGCGTATTTGCGGGAGTTTAGCTCGGGCAGGCTACGACGTATGGCTTATTGGGCGCCAATGGAATCATTCGCAACCCCTAGTACCACAACCTTACCAACAGCATCGGTTGCGCTGTTGGTTTCAGCGGGGGAAGCTTTTCTACCTGGAATTCAACCTGCGCCTCTTCCTGTATCTGCTGCCGCGCCGCGCCTCTGCGTGGTGCGCCATTGATTTGGATACCGCCATGCCGGTGTGGCTGCGGGCATGGCTAGGCGGTCAGCCGCTGATATACGATGCGCACGAGCTATTCACGGAAGTACCGGAAGTGGTGGTGCGCCCGGCCGTGCAGCGGGTGTGGCAATGGGTGGAGCGCTTTGTGGTGGCGCGTGCGCAGTTGGCCTACACGGTGGGCCCGGCGCTGGCCCAGCTGTTCGAGCAGCGGTATGGCCGTCCGTTTTCGGTGATACGCAATATTAGCCGCCTCACCGAAACGACATTGCCCGCACCGCCTTTAGCGGCACCTGCCACCGGCTATATACTCTACCAAGGGGTACTGAACGTGGGCCGCGGGCTTGAGGCCTTGCTGGACGCTATGCCGCACGTAGCCGGCCGACTGGTATTATGTGGCGAAGGTGATTTGTCAGAGGAATTGCGGGCGCGGGCAGCGGCACTCGGCCTATTGGAGAGCGGCAAAGTGGAATTCAGGGGCTTTGTGCTGCCCGACGCGCTGCGCGACGTGACCCGGCACGCGTCGGTGGGGGTGATGCTGCTAGAAAACCAAGGCTTAAGCTATTATTATTCTTTAGCCAACAAATTCTTCGACTACCTGCACGCCGGTGTGCCGCAAGTGGTTATTGATTTTCCTGAGTACCGTGCCCTTAACGAGCGGTACGACGTGGCGGAAATGGTAACCAACCTTGCGCCTGCCACGCTGGCAACTGCCCTCAACCGCCTGCTGCGTGATGAGCCAGCGCGGTACCAGCAATTAGCTGAAAACTGCCGCCGTGCCCGCCACGAGCTGAACTGGCAGCACGAAGAGCAGCAACTGCTAGCCCTGTACGCCACTTTGCTTGGGAAGCCCGCGCACTAA